The DNA sequence ACGCCCCCGGATCGCGAAGCGCGGTCAGGCGATGCGGGGCCAATGACGCGGCGACCGAGGCGCGAGCGTCATCGAGGTCTGTGGTTCGCAGCAGTCCGTGCGATCCGAGCGGTGTCGCGACTCTCGCCATGGTGCCTCCTTGGTCGACTTCGGCACGTCTCTGGCCACTCCTCGCCGGCGTGTCGGCGAGGCGACGATCGTCACGATACTGCAAGGTCTGCGCGTGCTGGACAGGCCGCGACTCTCGACGGATAGCCCGGGGCGGGCAGTCGAGTCGAATATCTGGATCCATGAGTTGTGTGACACCCGCCACAATCGAGGTGACGCCCGCGACACTTCGTGGCCAGTTGGCCCGTTGGCCCACGGGCGTCGCGATCATCACGGCCAATGGCCTCAGCCGCCCGCTCGGAAAGACCGTCAACAGTTTCCACTCAGCGTCACTTGAGCCGGCGATGGTCGGCTGGTGCATCGACAAGAAGTCGAGTCGGTTTGACGAGTGGGTCGCGGTGACCGGGTATGTCGTCCATGTGATGGCGAGCCATCAGGCCGAGCTCGTCTCGCGGTTCGCAGCGTCGAGGTCCGATCGGTTCGACGGAGTCGAGACGACACCCGGGCTCGACGGCATCCCCATGCTGACGGGCGAGGTTCCGCTGCGACTCGAATGCCGGGTCGCCGGGACCTTCGACGTCGGAGACCACGTCTACCTGATCGGCCAGGTCGTCACGATGGCCGCCACCGCGCACGTCCCCATGACCCTGCAGCGTTGACCTTTCGCTCTCGAACCAACATCTGGAGGCACCCTCATGAGCATCCCCATCCTCGAGTCGGAGCACTTCCGGCTCGGCCTGTTCTCGTCGAACTGTTCCGGCGGCCTCGCGGTCACCACGATCCCCGAGCGGTGGTCGGCGTCATGGGACGACAACCTGCGTCTGGCTCGGCTGGCGGACCAGACGGGCATTGACTTCATGCTCCCGATCGCGCGGTGGATCGGATACGGAGGCGAGACGAACTTCCATGAGGGCGTGCTCGAGCCGATTCCGTGGGCGACGGCGATCCTCGCCAACACTGAGCGACTGACCGCCTTCAGCACGATCCACACCGCGTTCAACCACCCCGCGGTCACCGCGAAGCAGCTGGCCACCATGGACCAGATGGCCCCGGGACGGGTGGGCGTCAACGTCGTCGCCGGCTGGAACCAACCCGAGTACGTCGCGATGGGATCCGACCTGCCCCAGGACCACGACTCGCGTTACGCGCTGGCTCAGGAGTGGGTCGACATCCTGACCACCCTGTGGTCGCGCGACGGCCGTTACGACCTCAACGGCAGATTCTGGGATCTGCGAGGCATCGAAGCGGTTCCCAAGCCCGCGGCTCGACGCCTGCCGATCCTCAACGCCGGCTCCTCGCCGCAGGGCAAGGCGTACGCCGCGCGCAACGCCGACTTCGTCTTCACGATCGTCAGCGGCCCGCAGGAGGGCGCCGCAGTCGTCAAGGAGCTCACGGCCGCATCGGCTGCCCAGGGACGCGCGGCGGGTGTGCTCAGTCCGACGCACGTGGTCTGCCGCCCCACCCGCAAGGAGGCGCAGGAGTACCTGCACTACTACGCCGAGGAGAACGCCGACTGGGACGCGGTCGACAACCTGATGCGGTTGCAGGGCCTGCACGCGCAGTCGTTCAGCAAGGATCTGCTGGCGAACTTCCGCAGCCGGTTCGCCGCGGGTCACGGCACGTGCCCCCTCATCGGGTCACCCGACGATGTCGCGGACGAGATCGAGCGGTTCGCCAAGGCGGGATTCGGCGGCATCACGATGGCCTTCGTCGACTACGTGGGTGAGTTGGAGTACTTCGCCCAGGAGGTCATGCCGCGGCTTGTCAAGAAGGGCCTGCGTCCCGAGAGCCCCGCCTGATCGACCCGCTCGAACCACGGTCCTCGCGGTGGCGGGCATCCCGTCCGCCACCGCAGGCCGCTGAGGCGTCGATCAAGCCTGCGGCCAGAAGAGGCCCGCGTGTGAGAGCGCCGGAGGCTCCAGCGCTGTGACGAGTCGTTGGAACACCCGCGCGGCGCCGGGACCGGGCCAGTCCGGCGCCAGAACCTCCGTGGGCAGGCCCGGGTCCGCGAACGGCAGACGCCGCCACGCGTCGATCGCCTCCAAGTAGCTCGTGAACGCAGGTGCGCCGTGCGGCGTCTCGCTCTCGACGAGATCGGCGAGCGCCTCGTAGTGGTCCAGGAAGCCGCGGTAGCCCTGCGCGATCGATGCCAGGTCCCAACTCGCGTAGACGAGATCTCGCAGGTCCTGGGGGCCGTGATAGTCACCGGTGAAGATGGTCGCGAACTCGTCAAGGCCAAGGTCCGAGATGGCTCGGGCTGCTGCCGCGCGACGCCGCGCGGGAGCGATCCACATGGCCGTGCCGATGTTCCCGAAGCCCTGCGCCGCAAGGTGGGAGCGCAGTTGGTGGCGCTGTGCGCGCCGCGACTCCGGCACGCTGAAGTTGACGACGCACCACCCGTCCTCAAGAGCGGGAGCGGTCGGTGCGTCCCAGATGACGCTGTCTCCCGCCGCGAGTGTCGCCTCGGCGAGCTTGGTCAGTGAGTAGCCCCGCACGCCGCCACGGGTCTGTGGCGTCAGCCACCCCTTGCGCTTGAGCCTGTGGATGGCGGTGCGGACGCCGGGATCGTCCAGGCCGCACAGCGCGAGCAGCTCAACCGCGGCCGCGACGGGCGTCCAGGCGCCCAGCGGACGCACGACGGCGCCGAGGTAGGTCACGACGGTGCTGCGAGACTGTCGCACCGCCAGGGCGCTCGCGCTCGGATCGAGCGTCTCCACCGTCGTCACGTGACCTGCTCCGTGGCGCTCGGCGTGCGCGGCTCTCCCGCCAGATCGGTCAGGGCGCGTCGCCACGCTTCTGGCCACGGCACGCTGGCCGGGTCGTGGCCGGGTCGGCGGCCCACGCCGATGTGAACTGTCACGTACCGTCCCCGAGCCGCGCGTCGCCGGGGACGGCCCTGGAACGACTCGCCCCACACCTCGAACTCCCAGTGCATCGAGGACGTGCCGATGCGCGTGAGCGCGACCTGCGTGGTGACGTCCTGAGTGAAGGAGAGCGGGGCCTCGAAGTCCGCCTCGAAGCGCACCCGTGGACTCGTCGGGAAGTAGTCGGACAGGCCCCGCTCGACCATGAGGCGGGATTCGGCGGCCTCGACGAACCGGATGACCGTGCTGTTGTGGTAGATGCCCGCCGCGTCGGTGTCGATCCACTCCACGCGGGCGCGGGCGACACCGACGGCAATGGGGCGTTGACTCACGCGGGCACCGTAGCACCAGCGCGCCAGCGCAGGTGGGGCGACGGTTCGTCTGCGGCCAACAGCAGCCGCAGACGCGGGGGGACCTTGTCGGTGCGCGACGTCGGCGGCTTGCGTCGCCCTGCCGCCCACGGGACCGGCCACGCGGCGGCGGGCCCCGAGTAGGACTGTTCGGCCGCGGCGTGAAGCGTCCAACTCGGGTCGTACAGGTGCGTGCGACCCAGAGCGCACAGGTCCGCGCGACCGGCGAGGAGGATCGAGTTGACGTCGTCGTGCGAGGAGATCGCGCCGACGGCGATGACCGCGACGCCCGCCGGGGCGGCGACCTCCTGGCGGATCCGGTCCGCGAACGGTGTCTGATACGAGCGGCCGAACGCCGGCCGCTCGGCCTTGGTGACTTGGCCTGAGGAGACGTCGATCGCCGCGGCCCCCGCCGTGATGAACGCGCGGGCGATCTCGACGGCGTCGTCCGCCGTGTTGCCCTCGGGCGCCCAGTCAGTGGCCGAGATGCGCACCGTGACGGGGATGTGATCGGGCACGACGGCGCGCACCGCGGTGAAGACCTCGAGCGGGAAGCGCAACCGGTTGTGAAGGCTGCCGCCGTACTCGTCGAGGCGGTGGTTGGAGACCGGGGAGAGGAACGAGCTGAGGAGGTATCCATGGGCCGCGTGCACCTCGACGAGGTCGAAGCCAGCCTCGACGGCCCGGGCGGCCGCGGCGACGAAGTCGGCGACGACCTTGTCGAGGTCGGCGCGGGTGGCCTCGCGCGGCACATGGCAGCCCGGGCCGTATGGCACGGCGGAGGGTGCGACGACCTCCCAGTTGCCGTCGTCGAGCGGCTCGTCGATGCCCTCCCACATCAGCTTGGTGGAGCCCTTGCGCCCGGAGTGGCCGAGCTGGACGCCGATCTTCGCCGTC is a window from the Xylanimonas ulmi genome containing:
- a CDS encoding flavin reductase family protein encodes the protein MTPATIEVTPATLRGQLARWPTGVAIITANGLSRPLGKTVNSFHSASLEPAMVGWCIDKKSSRFDEWVAVTGYVVHVMASHQAELVSRFAASRSDRFDGVETTPGLDGIPMLTGEVPLRLECRVAGTFDVGDHVYLIGQVVTMAATAHVPMTLQR
- a CDS encoding LLM class flavin-dependent oxidoreductase — protein: MSIPILESEHFRLGLFSSNCSGGLAVTTIPERWSASWDDNLRLARLADQTGIDFMLPIARWIGYGGETNFHEGVLEPIPWATAILANTERLTAFSTIHTAFNHPAVTAKQLATMDQMAPGRVGVNVVAGWNQPEYVAMGSDLPQDHDSRYALAQEWVDILTTLWSRDGRYDLNGRFWDLRGIEAVPKPAARRLPILNAGSSPQGKAYAARNADFVFTIVSGPQEGAAVVKELTAASAAQGRAAGVLSPTHVVCRPTRKEAQEYLHYYAEENADWDAVDNLMRLQGLHAQSFSKDLLANFRSRFAAGHGTCPLIGSPDDVADEIERFAKAGFGGITMAFVDYVGELEYFAQEVMPRLVKKGLRPESPA
- a CDS encoding PaaX family transcriptional regulator C-terminal domain-containing protein, producing MTTVETLDPSASALAVRQSRSTVVTYLGAVVRPLGAWTPVAAAVELLALCGLDDPGVRTAIHRLKRKGWLTPQTRGGVRGYSLTKLAEATLAAGDSVIWDAPTAPALEDGWCVVNFSVPESRRAQRHQLRSHLAAQGFGNIGTAMWIAPARRRAAAARAISDLGLDEFATIFTGDYHGPQDLRDLVYASWDLASIAQGYRGFLDHYEALADLVESETPHGAPAFTSYLEAIDAWRRLPFADPGLPTEVLAPDWPGPGAARVFQRLVTALEPPALSHAGLFWPQA
- a CDS encoding acyl-CoA thioesterase, which codes for MSQRPIAVGVARARVEWIDTDAAGIYHNSTVIRFVEAAESRLMVERGLSDYFPTSPRVRFEADFEAPLSFTQDVTTQVALTRIGTSSMHWEFEVWGESFQGRPRRRAARGRYVTVHIGVGRRPGHDPASVPWPEAWRRALTDLAGEPRTPSATEQVT